The genome window TGCGCCAGTCTGAAAGTAACAGAAAGTAAAGGCAATGCTTCATCATCGGCTACACTCGATTACTAAACAAAGTGATCGACATAGCATAAAATTTAAAATATGTAAAATTTGTACGTGCATCTTTGACATTGTTTTCTGCGGTCGGTATAATCAGTTCTTACAAAAGCCTATTGACGATCTGAAAAGAAATGATCAGATCAACAGGAGGGAAAGAGAAATGATTGTACCAATCTTTATCCAGATGATAGAAGACCCCGTGGATCAGGATTGGATGACCGATTTATATACAAAGTACTATAAACTGATGATCTCTACTGCCGCCTTTTATCTGGGTGATCATCAGGATGTTGAAGAAATAGTCAATGACAGCTTGCTGTCTCTGTATGAAAAAATAGATCGTATCCGATCCCTTGAACCCAAAGCTCTTACATCCTATATTGTCATTACGGTGCGCAATACTTCCTTCAGTTATCTGAGGAGGAGAAAGCTAATTAATAAGCATTTTAAATATCTTTCCGACTCCGGTAAAGAAAACATATCTGCAACAGATGATGTTGAGAGACAGGTTGAAGCCCGGGATCAGCTGGAAATCGTACACGGGATTATCAACACTTTATCTGAAAATGAGCAAGCAGCAATTCGCCTGAGATTTGAAATGGGACTGGACTGTAAAGAGATAGCGGAAATACTGGAAGTTTCCCCGGATGCAGTCAGGCAAACGATTCTCAGGGCAAGAAATCATATTCAGAAAGCGCTCCACAGAGGGGA of Aristaeella lactis contains these proteins:
- a CDS encoding RNA polymerase sigma factor, yielding MIVPIFIQMIEDPVDQDWMTDLYTKYYKLMISTAAFYLGDHQDVEEIVNDSLLSLYEKIDRIRSLEPKALTSYIVITVRNTSFSYLRRRKLINKHFKYLSDSGKENISATDDVERQVEARDQLEIVHGIINTLSENEQAAIRLRFEMGLDCKEIAEILEVSPDAVRQTILRARNHIQKALHRGEVRA